A stretch of the Neodiprion lecontei isolate iyNeoLeco1 chromosome 4, iyNeoLeco1.1, whole genome shotgun sequence genome encodes the following:
- the LOC107221393 gene encoding piwi-like protein Siwi isoform X1: MAEQGKGRARGRARGRARQLEDAGCGEHRAPLPAPQGAWARRPGPPPAQALPAQVPPAQQPRFPPPGLAPGHMVPNVGRGPQRTGDQDVGDIGRKMQDITVGDGASVGRGSMRGRRQILPEYLITRPLNLITKQGKSGQGITLQANYFKLLTTTDWCLYQYRVDFAPEEDRTVVRKGLLRPHRETLGPYIFDGTVLYTSNRLPEKMELFSARQSDDAQIRIEIKEVGDLVKGDQHYIQFFNIIMRKCLDHLNLQLVGRDYYDAAAKIEIRDFQLELWPGYITSIRQHERDILMCSEISHKVMRQQTIYDILAECHRQHRGDFKRAFCSQVVGQVVLTGYNNNTYRIDDVDFETSPQSTFPLRSGETISYTDYYRNKYQIAIRHPTQPLLVSRSKPRERRAGQAELIYLVPELCRATGITDEMRSQWQLMKALSDHMRVGPETRVQKLLAFNQRLRSQANVMTDLNEWNLKLSERLIDIPGRIMPSEKIIFGREKKIEAGSEADWTRELRNVTMLSCGRMDNWALIVTNRAKRDVENFVSTLIQVSTKLGFKLPQPRVHEVPDDRAQTYVEAIEAILSRVSVNLIFCVVPNNRPERYSAIKKKCCSDRPVPTQVFLAKNLTNKGLASVATKVAIQMNCKIGGAPWTVEIPLSGLMIAGFDVCHDTASKGRDYGALVTSLDRAFSQWFSAVSHHSNGEELSDTLSTNICKALHAYRARNNALPQRIVIYRDGVGEGQVPYVYEHEVVQLKDRLAQVYGEQEFKLAFIIVTKRIKTRLFAQKRNPPPGTVVDDVITNPEKYDFFIVPQSVRQGSVSPTSFSVISDNLGLDADKLQRLTYKMTHMYYNWSGTVRVPAPCQYAHKLAFLVAQSIHRPPAAQLENLLYFL; this comes from the exons ATGGCGGAACAAGGGAAAGGAAGAGCAAGAGGCCGTGCCAGAGGTCGGGCACGTCAGTTAGAGGATGCAGGATGTGGAGAGCATAGGGCTCCACTACCGGCGCCGCAAGGTGCATGGGCTCGTCGACCGGGTCCACCACCAGCACAGGCGCTGCCGGCCCAAGTGCCACCAGCCCAGCAACCAAGATTTCCACCACCAGGTTTAGCCCCTGGACATATGGTACCG AACGTTGGGCGTGGCCCCCAGCGGACGGGTGATCAAGACGTTGGCGACattggaagaaaaatgcaGGACATCACTGTTG GAGATGGTGCCAGCGTAGGTCGTGGTTCAATGCGTGGCCGGCGTCAAATTCTCCCAGAATACTTGATCACACGTCCTCTAAATCTCATCACAAAACAGG GTAAATCAGGCCAAGGAATAACTTTACAAGCTAACTATTTCAAACTCCTGACAACTACCGACTGGTGCCTCTATCAGTATAGAGTTGATTTTGCACCTGAAGAAGATCGTACAGTGGTTCGTAAGGGATTGCTTAGACCCCATAGGGAGACTCTGGGCCCATATATCTTTGACGGCACGGTGTTGTATACAAGCAACCGTTTGccagag aaaatggaacTGTTCTCTGCACGCCAGTCAGATGATGCACAAATACGTATAGAAATTAAAGAGGTTGGAGATTTAGTTAAAGGAGATCAGCActacattcaatttttcaacataattatgCGCAAGTGTTTGGATCACTTGAACCTGCAATTGGTGGGCCGAGATTATTATGATGCAGCAGCCAAA ATCGAAATTCGTGACTTCCAACTCGAACTCTGGCCAGGATACATAACGTCTATTCGTCAACACGAGCGCGACATACTGATGTGCTCAGAAATCAGCCACAAAGTAATGCGTCAGCAGACGATATATGATATTCTCGCCGAATGTCACAGACAGCATCGCGGCGATTTCAAG CGAGCTTTCTGCAGTCAGGTCGTTGGACAAGTTGTACTCACCGGTTATAACAACAATACATACCGGATTGACGATGTCGACTTTGAAACCTCGCCACAGTCTACATTCCCACTGCGGAGCGGTGAAACAATATCCTATACCGACTATTATCGTAATAAATATCAGATAGCCATACGTCACCCTACTCAGCCGCTGCTGGTATCCAGATCGAAGCCTCGCGAACGAAGAGCTGGCCAAGCAGAGTTGATTTATCTTGTTCCTGAACTGTGCAGGGCAACTG GTATCACTGACGAAATGCGAAGTCAATGGCAGCTCATGAAAGCTTTGTCTGATCATATGCGTGTTGGGCCGGAAACTAGAGTCCAGAAATTACTAGCGTTCAATCAACGACTTCGATCGCAAGCCAATGTCATGACCGATTTGAACGAATGGAACCTTAAGCTAAGCGAAAGACTCATCGATATACCTGGCAGAATTATGCCTTCGGAGAAAATCATCTTTGGTCGggagaagaaaattgaagCTGGGTCAGAGGCCGACTGGACAAGAGAACTCCGCAATGTCACTATGCTGTCGTGCGGTAGAATGGACAATTGGGCTCTCATAGTTACCAACCGTGCTAAAAGAGACGTCGAG AACTTCGTTTCGACGCTTATCCAAGTTTCAACGAAACTTGGATTCAAACTGCCTCAGCCACGAGTTCACGAGGTACCAGACGACAGAGCTCAAACTTACGTCGAGGCTATCGAGGCGATACTCAGCCGGGTCTCTGTCAACTTGATCTTCTGCGTTGTACCTAACAACCGCCCCGAGCGTTACTCCGcaattaagaaaaaatgttgttcaGACAGGCCTGTTCCTACGCAAGTCTTTTTGGCTAAAAACTTAACGAACAAAGGGCTTGCATCCGTTGCCACCAAGGTGGCCATCCAGATGAACTGCAAGATAGGGGGAGCTCCATGGACAGTTGAGATTCCGTTGAGCGGACTGATGATAGCTGGCTTTGATGTCTGTCACGACACTGCTTCCAAAGGCCGTGACTACG GTGCCCTTGTCACCTCCCTGGATCGAGCTTTCAGCCAATGGTTCAGTGCTGTCAGCCATCATTCAAACGGCGAGGAGTTGTCCGACACACTATCAACAAACATTTGCAAGGCTCTACATGCGTACCGGGCGAGGAACAACGCACTGCCACAGAGAATTGTTATTTATCGTGATGGAGTCGGCGAAGGCCAAGTGCCCTACGTCTACGAGCACGAGGTTGTGCAGCTGAAAGACCGTCTGGCGCAAGTCTATGGAGAACAAGAATTTAAGTTGGCGTTCATCATAGTTACCAAACGGATTAAGACTCGTCTTTTCGCGCAGAAAAGAAACCCACCGCCGGGAACAGTCGTGGACGACGTAATCACCAACCCCGAGAAATATGACTTCTTCATAGTTCCTCAATCTGTGAGACAGGGGTCTGTTTCACCGACTTCCTTCAGCGTCATTTCGGACAATTTAGGACTCGATGCTGACAAACTCCAACGTCTAACTTACAAAATGACTCACATGTACTACAACTGGAGTGGTACTGTCAGGGTGCCAGCACCCTGTCAATACGCCCACAAGCTGGCATTTCTGGTTGCTCAGTCAATTCACAGACCGCCAGCTGCACAGCTGGAAAATCTTCTATACTTTTTATAA
- the LOC107221393 gene encoding piwi-like protein Siwi isoform X2 — MAEQGKGRARGRARGRARQLEDAGCGEHRAPLPAPQGAWARRPGPPPAQALPAQVPPAQQPRFPPPGLAPGHMNVGRGPQRTGDQDVGDIGRKMQDITVGDGASVGRGSMRGRRQILPEYLITRPLNLITKQGKSGQGITLQANYFKLLTTTDWCLYQYRVDFAPEEDRTVVRKGLLRPHRETLGPYIFDGTVLYTSNRLPEKMELFSARQSDDAQIRIEIKEVGDLVKGDQHYIQFFNIIMRKCLDHLNLQLVGRDYYDAAAKIEIRDFQLELWPGYITSIRQHERDILMCSEISHKVMRQQTIYDILAECHRQHRGDFKRAFCSQVVGQVVLTGYNNNTYRIDDVDFETSPQSTFPLRSGETISYTDYYRNKYQIAIRHPTQPLLVSRSKPRERRAGQAELIYLVPELCRATGITDEMRSQWQLMKALSDHMRVGPETRVQKLLAFNQRLRSQANVMTDLNEWNLKLSERLIDIPGRIMPSEKIIFGREKKIEAGSEADWTRELRNVTMLSCGRMDNWALIVTNRAKRDVENFVSTLIQVSTKLGFKLPQPRVHEVPDDRAQTYVEAIEAILSRVSVNLIFCVVPNNRPERYSAIKKKCCSDRPVPTQVFLAKNLTNKGLASVATKVAIQMNCKIGGAPWTVEIPLSGLMIAGFDVCHDTASKGRDYGALVTSLDRAFSQWFSAVSHHSNGEELSDTLSTNICKALHAYRARNNALPQRIVIYRDGVGEGQVPYVYEHEVVQLKDRLAQVYGEQEFKLAFIIVTKRIKTRLFAQKRNPPPGTVVDDVITNPEKYDFFIVPQSVRQGSVSPTSFSVISDNLGLDADKLQRLTYKMTHMYYNWSGTVRVPAPCQYAHKLAFLVAQSIHRPPAAQLENLLYFL, encoded by the exons ATGGCGGAACAAGGGAAAGGAAGAGCAAGAGGCCGTGCCAGAGGTCGGGCACGTCAGTTAGAGGATGCAGGATGTGGAGAGCATAGGGCTCCACTACCGGCGCCGCAAGGTGCATGGGCTCGTCGACCGGGTCCACCACCAGCACAGGCGCTGCCGGCCCAAGTGCCACCAGCCCAGCAACCAAGATTTCCACCACCAGGTTTAGCCCCTGGACATATG AACGTTGGGCGTGGCCCCCAGCGGACGGGTGATCAAGACGTTGGCGACattggaagaaaaatgcaGGACATCACTGTTG GAGATGGTGCCAGCGTAGGTCGTGGTTCAATGCGTGGCCGGCGTCAAATTCTCCCAGAATACTTGATCACACGTCCTCTAAATCTCATCACAAAACAGG GTAAATCAGGCCAAGGAATAACTTTACAAGCTAACTATTTCAAACTCCTGACAACTACCGACTGGTGCCTCTATCAGTATAGAGTTGATTTTGCACCTGAAGAAGATCGTACAGTGGTTCGTAAGGGATTGCTTAGACCCCATAGGGAGACTCTGGGCCCATATATCTTTGACGGCACGGTGTTGTATACAAGCAACCGTTTGccagag aaaatggaacTGTTCTCTGCACGCCAGTCAGATGATGCACAAATACGTATAGAAATTAAAGAGGTTGGAGATTTAGTTAAAGGAGATCAGCActacattcaatttttcaacataattatgCGCAAGTGTTTGGATCACTTGAACCTGCAATTGGTGGGCCGAGATTATTATGATGCAGCAGCCAAA ATCGAAATTCGTGACTTCCAACTCGAACTCTGGCCAGGATACATAACGTCTATTCGTCAACACGAGCGCGACATACTGATGTGCTCAGAAATCAGCCACAAAGTAATGCGTCAGCAGACGATATATGATATTCTCGCCGAATGTCACAGACAGCATCGCGGCGATTTCAAG CGAGCTTTCTGCAGTCAGGTCGTTGGACAAGTTGTACTCACCGGTTATAACAACAATACATACCGGATTGACGATGTCGACTTTGAAACCTCGCCACAGTCTACATTCCCACTGCGGAGCGGTGAAACAATATCCTATACCGACTATTATCGTAATAAATATCAGATAGCCATACGTCACCCTACTCAGCCGCTGCTGGTATCCAGATCGAAGCCTCGCGAACGAAGAGCTGGCCAAGCAGAGTTGATTTATCTTGTTCCTGAACTGTGCAGGGCAACTG GTATCACTGACGAAATGCGAAGTCAATGGCAGCTCATGAAAGCTTTGTCTGATCATATGCGTGTTGGGCCGGAAACTAGAGTCCAGAAATTACTAGCGTTCAATCAACGACTTCGATCGCAAGCCAATGTCATGACCGATTTGAACGAATGGAACCTTAAGCTAAGCGAAAGACTCATCGATATACCTGGCAGAATTATGCCTTCGGAGAAAATCATCTTTGGTCGggagaagaaaattgaagCTGGGTCAGAGGCCGACTGGACAAGAGAACTCCGCAATGTCACTATGCTGTCGTGCGGTAGAATGGACAATTGGGCTCTCATAGTTACCAACCGTGCTAAAAGAGACGTCGAG AACTTCGTTTCGACGCTTATCCAAGTTTCAACGAAACTTGGATTCAAACTGCCTCAGCCACGAGTTCACGAGGTACCAGACGACAGAGCTCAAACTTACGTCGAGGCTATCGAGGCGATACTCAGCCGGGTCTCTGTCAACTTGATCTTCTGCGTTGTACCTAACAACCGCCCCGAGCGTTACTCCGcaattaagaaaaaatgttgttcaGACAGGCCTGTTCCTACGCAAGTCTTTTTGGCTAAAAACTTAACGAACAAAGGGCTTGCATCCGTTGCCACCAAGGTGGCCATCCAGATGAACTGCAAGATAGGGGGAGCTCCATGGACAGTTGAGATTCCGTTGAGCGGACTGATGATAGCTGGCTTTGATGTCTGTCACGACACTGCTTCCAAAGGCCGTGACTACG GTGCCCTTGTCACCTCCCTGGATCGAGCTTTCAGCCAATGGTTCAGTGCTGTCAGCCATCATTCAAACGGCGAGGAGTTGTCCGACACACTATCAACAAACATTTGCAAGGCTCTACATGCGTACCGGGCGAGGAACAACGCACTGCCACAGAGAATTGTTATTTATCGTGATGGAGTCGGCGAAGGCCAAGTGCCCTACGTCTACGAGCACGAGGTTGTGCAGCTGAAAGACCGTCTGGCGCAAGTCTATGGAGAACAAGAATTTAAGTTGGCGTTCATCATAGTTACCAAACGGATTAAGACTCGTCTTTTCGCGCAGAAAAGAAACCCACCGCCGGGAACAGTCGTGGACGACGTAATCACCAACCCCGAGAAATATGACTTCTTCATAGTTCCTCAATCTGTGAGACAGGGGTCTGTTTCACCGACTTCCTTCAGCGTCATTTCGGACAATTTAGGACTCGATGCTGACAAACTCCAACGTCTAACTTACAAAATGACTCACATGTACTACAACTGGAGTGGTACTGTCAGGGTGCCAGCACCCTGTCAATACGCCCACAAGCTGGCATTTCTGGTTGCTCAGTCAATTCACAGACCGCCAGCTGCACAGCTGGAAAATCTTCTATACTTTTTATAA
- the LOC107221407 gene encoding high mobility group protein 20A: protein MSETAVTNEMVELNGGSAQPALNGEAENNKSPGTVEDKVPDSGVDSDQKKGQTAVVASSGTASVSRGKKRKKAPRDATAPKQPLTGYFRFLNDRREKVRTENPSIPFPEITKMLAAEWSSLPVDQKQQYLDAAEQDKERYNREITDYKQTEAYRLFSEKQNNEKLSENKKERNGTEPTLEQNEVQQEKDHDFSGFDIPIFTEEFLDHNKACEAELRQLRKATSDYEAQNAVLQRHVDSLHAAVNRLESETSQQRATNQSLQRHLDSLRSQLAGSFATIPLQGTHDGATLQNIDGYVERLESLLSSNVDPGLRNTVRAAVSRLELIG, encoded by the exons ATGAGTGAAACTGCTGTTACCAACGAAATGGTCGAACTAAATGGAGGGTCAGCGCAACCTGCCCTCAATGGAGAAGCTGAGAACA ACAAATCACCTGGAACTGTAGAAGACAAAGTTCCTGACTCTGGTGTAGATAGCGACCAAAAAAAAGGCCAAACTGCCGTCGTCGCCAGTAGCGGTACAGCTTCCGTTAGTAGGGGTAAAAAACGGAAAAAGGCTCCTCGTGATGCAACGGCACCCAAACAGCCACTGACTGGATATTTTCG ATTCTTGAACGATCGGCGAGAAAAGGTGAGGACTGAGAATCCTTCCATACCGTTTCCCGAGATTACTAAGATGCTAGCTGCGGAGTGGAGTTCACTACCGGTAGATCAGAAACAG CAATATCTAGATGCTGCTGAGCAGGACAAGGAACGTTACAACCGGGAGATCACTGACTACAAGCAAACTGAAGCATATCGTTTGTTTAGTGAAAAACAGAACAACGAGAAGCTCagtgagaataaaaaagagagaaacggAACGGAACCAACCTTGGAACAAAAT GAAGTACAGCAAGAGAAGGATCACGATTTCTCTGGATTTgatattccaatttttacaGAAGAATTTTTGGATCATAACAAAG CTTGCGAAGCTGAGTTGCGCCAGCTACGAAAAGCCACCTCCGATTATGAGGCTCAAAACGCAGTCCTTCAGCGCCATGTAGACAGTTTGCACGCTGCTGTCAATAGATTAGAGTCCGAAACAAGCCAGCAGCGTGCGACTAATCAATCGCTTCAGCGTCATCTCGACTCACTACGATCCCAATTAGCAGGGAGCTTTGCTACTATACCTTTACAAG GCACTCACGACGGCGCTACCTTGCAGAATATCGACGGATATGTCGAGAGACTAGAATCTCTACTTAGCAGTAACGTAGATCCTGGACTGCGAAATACCGTTCGTGCCGCGGTATCACGCCTGGAGTTGATTGGATGA